From the Thermosipho affectus genome, one window contains:
- a CDS encoding ATP-binding response regulator, protein MDFTEIFLSELSEKSREAKELISKIKEENEKSYIKDLYRIFHTLKGSASLVEMKNFSKLFHKIESYFKEKSENEEIPDNTFLGNVITIISNISNKKEDLTESELSKFSDILDGKISIEEDLMISEKDIFEISEISEFISQILEIENTIIRNDLKTALNQIKNLKKNMLEILDSILFTDLESVLNDFKELVQKEAKRYGKKINVKLNVKGVKIEKKDVKDIINILVHLARNAVAHGIETPEERKKIGKNEIGNIEIKAYIKQNKIFIEISDDGRGIDYNKIEEKIKKLNLDVSPQEAIFLPGFSSKDEADELSGRGIGLDMVKNFSTLRGGDVKVESEKNKGTKFTIFFEIKNFITKVLILKDEDMVFSIETSDIIQLSKYEEVIDGKILLSNKVYDVIYNSKKPKFVVITQNDKALVVENIIGIFDGKFVPEELSYIKGFVKNIFPYPIPVIDIEKFNKHVKTSQNHKKILIIDDSVITRKIISNFLEKSKFKTETAKDGIEGLKKLENKHFDLIISDVEMPNLDGFELTKKIKKTKKNIPIILLSTLTKNNLSKALESGADAFISKDESPQKIVNTINKLLGDANE, encoded by the coding sequence ATGGATTTTACAGAAATATTTCTGTCGGAACTTTCAGAAAAATCTAGAGAAGCAAAAGAACTTATTTCAAAAATAAAAGAAGAAAACGAAAAAAGCTATATAAAAGATCTGTATAGAATCTTTCACACTTTAAAGGGATCAGCAAGTCTTGTTGAAATGAAAAATTTTTCAAAGCTTTTCCATAAGATAGAAAGTTATTTTAAAGAAAAATCGGAAAATGAAGAGATACCCGATAATACATTTTTGGGCAACGTCATAACTATAATCTCCAACATTTCAAATAAAAAAGAAGATTTAACGGAAAGCGAACTTTCAAAATTTTCGGATATACTTGATGGAAAGATCTCTATAGAAGAAGATTTGATGATTTCAGAAAAAGACATATTTGAAATTTCCGAAATCAGTGAGTTTATCTCACAAATCTTGGAAATAGAAAATACAATTATAAGAAATGATTTAAAAACCGCCTTAAATCAAATTAAAAACTTGAAAAAGAACATGCTCGAAATACTTGATAGTATTTTATTTACAGATTTAGAAAGTGTTTTAAATGACTTCAAAGAACTTGTACAAAAAGAAGCAAAAAGATATGGAAAAAAAATAAATGTAAAACTAAACGTAAAAGGCGTCAAAATTGAAAAGAAAGATGTAAAAGATATAATAAACATACTCGTACACCTTGCAAGAAACGCCGTTGCACATGGAATTGAAACACCTGAAGAAAGAAAAAAAATCGGCAAAAATGAAATTGGAAATATAGAAATAAAAGCATATATAAAACAAAATAAAATATTTATTGAGATTTCAGACGATGGCAGGGGAATTGACTATAATAAAATAGAAGAAAAAATAAAAAAATTAAATTTAGATGTTTCACCTCAAGAAGCCATATTTCTACCAGGCTTTAGTTCAAAAGATGAAGCGGATGAACTTTCCGGTAGAGGTATAGGTTTAGATATGGTTAAAAATTTTTCTACTCTAAGAGGTGGAGACGTTAAAGTTGAAAGTGAAAAAAATAAAGGCACTAAATTTACTATTTTCTTTGAAATAAAGAATTTCATTACAAAAGTACTCATACTAAAAGACGAGGATATGGTATTTTCAATAGAAACTTCAGATATTATCCAGCTTTCAAAGTATGAAGAAGTAATAGATGGTAAAATACTATTAAGCAATAAAGTATATGATGTAATATATAATTCAAAAAAGCCAAAATTTGTGGTTATAACCCAAAATGACAAAGCATTAGTTGTAGAAAATATAATTGGTATCTTTGATGGGAAGTTTGTTCCAGAAGAGCTTTCATACATAAAAGGATTTGTAAAAAATATTTTTCCATATCCCATCCCTGTAATAGATATAGAAAAATTCAATAAACACGTAAAAACATCTCAAAATCACAAAAAGATACTGATTATAGACGATTCTGTTATTACAAGAAAAATTATCTCTAACTTTCTTGAAAAATCCAAATTCAAGACCGAAACCGCAAAAGATGGAATTGAAGGGTTAAAAAAACTTGAAAATAAACATTTCGACCTTATTATATCAGATGTTGAAATGCCTAATTTAGATGGTTTTGAACTTACAAAAAAAATTAAAAAAACAAAAAAAAATATTCCTATAATACTCTTAAGTACTCTTACAAAGAACAACTTATCAAAAGCACTTGAATCTGGGGCAGATGCATTTATTTCAAAAGACGAATCTCCACAAAAAATTGTAAATACAATCAATAAATTATTGGGTGATGCAAATGAATAA
- a CDS encoding chemotaxis protein CheB, protein MNKIIIVGSAGSPNNAVELVNINKKLNVPVIINIHFTGKFMESFAEHIRNTTHQNVMIVNNITELSQGIFLPDGGKSLIFISKDKVKSVEDKSTITHPSINTLFRSLIKYASSNFLIFVLSGLGNDGQQYIEQLQNKNVKFFIQKDANFNYLPNSYIRKNKNFTLLTLEKMKNIIVSLNNEKK, encoded by the coding sequence ATGAATAAGATTATAATAGTTGGTTCTGCAGGTAGTCCTAATAATGCAGTTGAGCTAGTTAATATAAATAAAAAATTAAATGTACCAGTTATAATAAATATTCACTTTACCGGAAAATTCATGGAAAGTTTTGCAGAACATATAAGAAATACTACGCATCAAAACGTAATGATTGTGAATAATATTACAGAATTATCACAGGGAATTTTTTTACCAGATGGAGGAAAAAGTTTGATATTTATATCCAAAGACAAAGTTAAGAGCGTTGAAGATAAATCTACCATTACACATCCTTCGATAAATACATTATTTAGATCTTTAATAAAATATGCAAGTTCAAACTTTCTTATCTTTGTTTTAAGTGGTTTGGGAAATGACGGACAACAATACATAGAACAACTCCAAAATAAAAACGTCAAATTTTTTATACAAAAAGATGCCAATTTTAATTATTTACCAAATAGTTATATAAGAAAGAATAAGAACTTCACATTACTAACACTTGAAAAAATGAAAAATATAATAGTTTCACTCAACAATGAGAAAAAGTAA
- a CDS encoding ROK family protein has product MKIIGVDLGGTYVKIGLVDTKSGKILKKSSIETKVHLGGETVVKRIADAILELSNGDFHAVGIGSPGSIDKDNGIVRFSPNFPDWHNFELGPELLKLLNKKVYIENDANSFVLGEKWFGAGKGKKHIVALTLGTGVGGGVISHNKLITGNNGIGTELGHVIINPNGPLCGCGNYGCLEAYASATAIVRMAQERKKKYPDSLIFKDNEITAKSIFDLAKQNDRLANMIKDEVVEALAIGITSFIHIFNPEVIIIGGGVSRAGDILFNPLKKRVDELVMPSFKNTYEIIQSPLVENAGILGAASIVLQRES; this is encoded by the coding sequence ATGAAAATCATAGGTGTTGATCTTGGTGGAACATACGTGAAAATCGGATTAGTAGATACAAAATCAGGAAAAATTTTAAAAAAATCATCAATAGAAACCAAAGTACATCTTGGCGGAGAAACCGTAGTCAAAAGGATTGCAGATGCAATTTTGGAATTATCAAATGGTGATTTTCACGCTGTTGGAATTGGTTCTCCTGGTTCAATTGATAAAGATAATGGAATTGTGAGGTTTTCACCAAACTTCCCAGATTGGCATAACTTTGAGCTTGGACCAGAACTTTTAAAATTATTAAATAAAAAAGTCTACATAGAAAATGATGCAAATTCTTTTGTCTTAGGTGAAAAATGGTTTGGAGCTGGAAAAGGAAAAAAACACATTGTGGCATTAACACTTGGAACGGGTGTAGGAGGAGGAGTTATATCTCACAACAAATTAATTACTGGAAATAACGGTATCGGCACAGAATTAGGACATGTAATAATAAATCCAAACGGTCCTTTATGTGGTTGTGGCAACTATGGTTGTCTTGAAGCCTATGCATCAGCTACTGCGATAGTAAGAATGGCACAGGAACGGAAAAAGAAATACCCAGATTCACTGATATTTAAAGATAACGAAATTACCGCTAAATCCATATTTGATTTAGCAAAACAAAATGACAGATTGGCTAATATGATTAAAGATGAAGTTGTAGAAGCACTTGCAATAGGTATTACAAGTTTCATCCACATATTCAACCCGGAAGTTATAATTATCGGAGGCGGTGTATCAAGAGCAGGAGATATTCTCTTTAATCCACTTAAGAAAAGGGTAGATGAACTTGTAATGCCTTCTTTTAAAAACACATATGAAATTATTCAAAGTCCTTTAGTCGAAAATGCTGGTATATTGGGGGCTGCTTCCATTGTTTTACAAAGAGAAAGTTGA
- a CDS encoding CheR family methyltransferase, producing the protein MRKKLSKILKELNLKTSKKLVERLEKQINVENLSENMLKKLVIDNLTIGETYFFRDRKTFEFLKNIMKKKDFWKILSVGCSKGEEVYSLSFLIDDLNLNAKIIGIDINSDRIKEAKNGKYKFWSVRFLTNTEIRKYFNVVGNTFYVKEKYKKYVEFYNKNIMEILNDKFDIIFIRRVLIYIPEQKRMAKKLFELTKENGYVVLGQGEYHPALYDFFIPIDVPYILKKTKKIKEKYVPKISEKELDFEDEIHLVENYIENEEYEKAYRIIKGLSKKIPLSYMVFKYKTFLEIKLNKINDAKKSYKVAVLLNQNNDDEIWQLKYLLKE; encoded by the coding sequence ATGAGAAAAAAACTATCAAAAATCTTAAAAGAGTTAAATTTGAAAACTTCTAAAAAACTTGTAGAAAGATTAGAAAAACAAATAAACGTAGAAAATTTAAGTGAAAACATGCTTAAAAAACTAGTAATAGACAACTTAACAATAGGAGAAACTTACTTTTTCAGAGATAGAAAAACTTTTGAGTTTTTAAAAAATATCATGAAAAAAAAGGATTTTTGGAAAATCCTAAGTGTTGGTTGCTCAAAAGGAGAAGAAGTATACTCCTTATCGTTTTTGATTGATGATTTAAACTTGAATGCAAAAATAATAGGTATAGATATAAATTCCGATAGAATTAAAGAAGCAAAAAATGGAAAATACAAATTTTGGAGTGTACGATTTCTTACTAACACAGAAATAAGAAAATATTTTAACGTAGTAGGCAATACATTTTATGTAAAAGAAAAGTATAAAAAATATGTCGAATTTTACAATAAAAATATAATGGAAATTTTGAATGATAAATTTGATATAATATTTATAAGGAGAGTCCTAATATATATACCTGAGCAAAAAAGAATGGCTAAGAAACTTTTTGAACTAACAAAAGAAAATGGATATGTAGTTTTGGGTCAAGGTGAATATCATCCTGCGTTATATGATTTTTTCATCCCTATAGATGTTCCATACATATTGAAAAAAACAAAAAAAATAAAAGAAAAATATGTTCCAAAAATTTCCGAAAAAGAACTTGATTTTGAAGATGAAATTCACCTAGTTGAAAATTACATTGAAAACGAGGAATATGAAAAAGCTTACAGAATAATAAAGGGGCTATCTAAAAAAATTCCTCTATCCTACATGGTATTCAAATATAAAACTTTCTTAGAAATAAAACTTAATAAGATAAATGATGCTAAAAAATCCTATAAAGTGGCAGTACTTTTAAATCAAAATAACGATGATGAAATATGGCAATTAAAATACCTCCTTAAGGAGTGA
- a CDS encoding radical SAM protein, translating into MLKRCTLCPRKCMINRYEKRGICGADSKIKIANILLHKGEEPPISGKNGAGIVFFSGCPMKCVYCQNMGFSQKGIGKEISVEKLSDAFLKLQESGAHTLDLVTATQYVPQIIEALNIAKSKGFKLPVVYNTSSYENVETLKMLEGYVDIYLADIRYTNSMYGKIYSKVDNYWEIAQVAIKEMYKQVGPFIENKGLIIRILVLPNNVSGHFKALRFVLELDPRIPVSLMSQYIPHFGAKNDPLIGRKITKSEYTEAVEYMELLGLKGWIQTDEKEKLTTKAVNFKW; encoded by the coding sequence ATGCTAAAAAGATGTACATTATGCCCAAGAAAATGCATGATAAATAGATATGAAAAACGGGGAATTTGTGGAGCAGACTCCAAAATTAAGATTGCAAATATATTACTTCACAAAGGTGAAGAACCACCTATTTCCGGAAAAAATGGGGCGGGAATTGTATTTTTTTCAGGTTGTCCAATGAAATGTGTATACTGTCAAAATATGGGTTTTTCACAAAAAGGTATCGGTAAAGAAATATCAGTTGAAAAACTTTCGGATGCATTCTTAAAGCTACAAGAAAGTGGTGCACATACATTGGATCTAGTTACAGCAACTCAATATGTACCACAAATAATAGAAGCATTGAATATCGCAAAATCAAAAGGATTCAAATTACCAGTTGTGTATAATACCTCAAGTTATGAAAATGTAGAAACTTTAAAGATGCTTGAAGGTTATGTAGATATATACCTTGCCGACATTCGATATACGAACTCTATGTATGGTAAAATTTACTCAAAAGTTGACAATTATTGGGAAATTGCGCAAGTTGCAATAAAGGAAATGTACAAGCAAGTAGGTCCTTTTATTGAAAATAAAGGACTTATAATTAGAATACTTGTACTACCAAACAATGTATCTGGACACTTCAAAGCCTTAAGATTTGTATTGGAACTTGATCCAAGAATACCTGTCTCTCTAATGTCACAGTACATTCCACATTTTGGAGCAAAAAACGATCCACTTATTGGCAGAAAAATTACAAAATCAGAATACACAGAAGCAGTGGAATACATGGAACTTCTAGGATTAAAAGGATGGATACAAACTGATGAAAAAGAAAAATTAACTACTAAGGCGGTGAATTTTAAGTGGTAA
- a CDS encoding DNA polymerase III subunit delta: MPIINLFGNSDLMKEKYVESLKDRVKSEYIRIYPGYDISVVIEKLSNLGLFSENVIVDIIDFDKFKTSERKKILELNVSDKDFLILRTQNKIKGLKVEEFKLPNVWEEEKWKKLISKFLVDEGLKNDEELINLLFENVGPNEYAIYNEIKKLKVFGKDLSIELAKDLIHKYTTSKLDDFCFMISEKRKEVFKCVKEITKDYEFPKIVYSLANHFISLYKLAIYANGKVRFSWPEISKISRELKVSSSKIARFVGFKFKNQRFEPVNHLITYDLDKIEAIIKRLYFLDRAVKSGGVMNVELLNFIEEVW; this comes from the coding sequence ATGCCAATAATTAATCTTTTTGGAAACTCAGATCTTATGAAAGAAAAGTACGTCGAAAGTTTAAAAGATCGTGTTAAATCAGAATATATAAGAATATATCCAGGATATGATATATCTGTAGTAATTGAAAAATTGTCAAATTTGGGGTTATTTTCAGAGAACGTTATAGTAGATATAATTGATTTTGATAAATTTAAAACAAGTGAAAGAAAAAAAATATTGGAGTTGAATGTTTCAGATAAAGATTTTTTGATTTTAAGGACACAAAATAAGATTAAGGGATTAAAAGTTGAAGAATTTAAGTTACCAAATGTTTGGGAAGAAGAAAAATGGAAGAAGTTGATATCAAAATTTTTAGTTGATGAAGGTTTGAAAAATGATGAAGAGCTAATTAATTTGTTATTTGAAAATGTAGGGCCTAATGAATATGCAATTTATAATGAGATAAAAAAGTTAAAAGTTTTTGGGAAAGATTTATCTATTGAATTGGCAAAAGATTTGATACACAAATATACTACTTCAAAGTTGGATGATTTTTGTTTCATGATTTCTGAGAAAAGGAAGGAAGTATTCAAATGTGTAAAAGAAATAACAAAAGATTATGAATTTCCTAAAATAGTTTACAGTTTGGCCAATCATTTTATCTCATTATACAAATTAGCGATTTATGCAAATGGTAAGGTACGCTTTAGTTGGCCCGAGATTTCAAAAATTTCAAGAGAGTTGAAAGTTTCAAGCTCAAAGATAGCAAGATTTGTAGGATTTAAGTTTAAAAATCAAAGATTTGAACCAGTAAACCACTTAATTACTTATGATTTAGACAAAATAGAGGCTATAATAAAAAGATTGTATTTTTTAGATAGAGCTGTCAAATCTGGAGGGGTTATGAATGTTGAGTTATTGAATTTTATTGAGGAGGTGTGGTAA
- a CDS encoding carbohydrate kinase family protein produces the protein MFYKEKVDIVCIGKTNLDILYYVDSIKLENNNISNFTVLSTGGKATNVAVNLSKLGLKVRLISCIGNDIFGKFIKNSLENILLFTPKIANTSTAVTSIIIDKNGNNTIFHNLGANKFLSEDQIPEKMELSFIQTGIPENTLIRALKNSKISFVELSETSQFEIIKKFKPEMVSLNLQEIQQISKKQTLKDNIQHLLKYTNNVILKMGKDGVLYANKKQMIQKKAKKVKVVNTTGAGDAVSAAYLYGYIKKWDIEKILNFSISFAAKKIQSHKSTI, from the coding sequence TTGTTTTACAAAGAGAAAGTTGATATTGTATGTATAGGAAAAACAAATCTAGATATACTTTACTACGTAGACTCTATTAAATTAGAAAACAACAACATTTCAAATTTTACCGTTCTTTCCACAGGCGGAAAAGCTACAAATGTTGCAGTAAATTTATCAAAACTCGGTCTAAAGGTAAGGCTTATCTCATGTATTGGAAATGATATCTTTGGAAAATTCATTAAAAATTCACTTGAAAATATATTACTATTTACTCCAAAAATTGCAAACACATCTACTGCTGTTACCAGTATAATAATAGATAAAAATGGAAATAACACAATATTTCACAACCTTGGAGCAAATAAATTTTTATCAGAAGACCAAATTCCGGAAAAAATGGAACTTTCATTTATCCAAACAGGTATTCCAGAAAACACCCTTATTAGAGCACTTAAAAATTCAAAAATTTCATTTGTAGAACTTTCAGAAACTAGCCAATTTGAAATTATTAAAAAATTCAAACCTGAAATGGTATCTTTGAATCTTCAAGAAATACAACAAATATCAAAAAAACAAACTCTAAAAGACAATATACAACATCTTTTAAAATACACAAATAACGTTATCTTAAAGATGGGAAAAGATGGTGTTTTATACGCTAACAAAAAGCAAATGATACAAAAAAAGGCAAAAAAAGTAAAAGTAGTAAACACCACAGGCGCTGGAGACGCTGTTTCTGCAGCTTATTTGTATGGATATATAAAAAAATGGGACATCGAAAAAATATTGAACTTTTCCATATCATTTGCAGCAAAAAAAATCCAAAGTCATAAATCTACTATTTAA
- a CDS encoding methyl-accepting chemotaxis protein → MKNFSKLSLALSICFLVIVWLLATTFVIPFFSRALKETAVSQFEDKINIIAKTKAYNVIFKQDTLEYYYLVSKDGITLNHNDKSKIGKDFSKLLPNFFKYMQEKKEGTYEYTFENKKKIAAFSFDGENFIVAAVNEDDLFPMIKKFKKLFYTVILPLISIISITLGYIFGIFINKKSQENFEKVNNLFKDILENIVLTSSSTAEIKSMAENTENAMNELDKSVEDFAAFIEETTAEIETSTEKVKDFTAQMKEIIESSAKLANLTDVLGNLTEKITDISDTITVLAINASIETSRENIDREGLSRIAEMIMELSNSTRELAKNSKESLSNIEKIITSNILISEKASKEILEVNESLNAISEINNSTINNIDKIIKVSKTTREATEELYAGLEQVEDAIDKVRNKIQEFEKHFIELKRGG, encoded by the coding sequence ATGAAAAATTTTTCCAAACTTTCATTAGCGCTTAGCATATGTTTTTTGGTAATTGTTTGGCTATTGGCAACTACCTTTGTTATTCCTTTTTTCTCTAGAGCGCTTAAGGAAACCGCCGTTTCACAATTTGAAGACAAAATAAATATAATTGCTAAGACAAAAGCATATAATGTAATATTCAAACAAGATACACTGGAGTATTATTACCTAGTATCTAAAGATGGTATAACTTTAAATCATAATGATAAATCAAAAATTGGAAAAGATTTTTCAAAACTTCTCCCAAACTTCTTCAAGTATATGCAAGAAAAAAAGGAAGGCACATACGAATATACATTTGAAAACAAAAAAAAGATCGCAGCTTTTTCATTCGATGGAGAAAATTTTATAGTAGCAGCTGTTAACGAAGATGATCTATTTCCAATGATAAAAAAATTCAAAAAGCTATTTTATACTGTTATACTTCCGTTGATATCCATAATTAGCATAACTTTGGGATATATATTTGGTATATTTATAAACAAAAAAAGCCAAGAAAACTTCGAAAAAGTTAACAATCTCTTCAAAGATATACTTGAAAATATTGTCTTAACTTCATCTTCGACAGCTGAAATAAAATCAATGGCCGAAAATACAGAAAATGCCATGAATGAACTTGACAAATCTGTAGAAGATTTTGCCGCATTTATTGAAGAAACAACTGCTGAAATCGAAACATCTACAGAAAAAGTCAAAGATTTCACAGCACAAATGAAAGAAATAATTGAATCCAGTGCTAAACTTGCAAATTTAACAGATGTTCTAGGAAATCTAACGGAAAAAATAACGGATATTTCAGATACCATTACTGTTCTTGCAATAAATGCATCAATTGAAACAAGCAGAGAAAATATTGATAGAGAAGGACTTTCCAGGATTGCAGAGATGATAATGGAACTTTCAAATAGCACGAGAGAACTTGCCAAAAATTCCAAAGAATCACTCTCAAATATCGAAAAAATTATAACATCAAACATTTTAATTTCAGAAAAAGCCTCAAAAGAAATACTGGAAGTAAATGAATCACTTAACGCTATAAGCGAAATAAATAATTCCACAATAAATAATATCGATAAAATTATCAAAGTTTCTAAAACTACCCGCGAAGCAACTGAAGAATTATATGCAGGTCTTGAGCAAGTTGAAGATGCTATAGATAAGGTTAGAAATAAAATCCAAGAATTTGAAAAACATTTTATAGAACTCAAAAGAGGAGGGTAA
- a CDS encoding radical SAM protein, with translation MVIVNPSGTLPISVTKSCPINCKHCGGVYIKSMTHIDDMERYTKRYKSFLISGGMMFDGTIPFKGYIKKLKDLKEKYNLIYNFHIGFPKNPPFEIDEIADVISFDFFSDKDVMKDIYKLSRSPEEILNSVLPLKAQKIPHITIGIFCGKITHEIKSLEMLKEYFDSIVLNIFIPTKKTEFENCKPPAINDVKMVFDMAQKHFKTVVLGCMHPHGKYREVLLNNISPDIFVNSASKIYDYKGCCSLYLAKEATK, from the coding sequence GTGGTAATAGTAAATCCTTCTGGAACTTTACCCATATCTGTTACAAAATCCTGTCCTATAAACTGTAAACATTGTGGAGGAGTTTATATTAAAAGTATGACACACATAGATGATATGGAAAGATACACAAAACGATATAAATCATTTCTAATAAGTGGTGGAATGATGTTTGATGGTACCATACCCTTTAAAGGTTATATCAAAAAATTAAAAGATCTAAAAGAAAAGTATAATTTAATTTACAATTTTCACATAGGCTTTCCCAAAAATCCTCCATTTGAAATAGACGAAATCGCGGATGTCATAAGTTTCGATTTTTTCTCAGATAAAGATGTAATGAAAGATATATACAAGCTCTCTAGATCCCCAGAAGAAATACTAAACTCTGTTTTACCATTAAAGGCACAAAAGATACCACATATAACAATCGGGATTTTCTGTGGGAAAATAACTCATGAAATAAAAAGTTTGGAAATGTTAAAAGAATATTTCGATTCTATAGTATTAAACATATTCATCCCAACGAAAAAAACCGAATTTGAAAACTGTAAGCCACCTGCTATAAATGATGTAAAAATGGTTTTTGATATGGCACAAAAACATTTTAAAACCGTCGTGCTTGGATGCATGCATCCACATGGAAAATATAGAGAAGTACTTTTAAACAACATCTCTCCTGATATTTTTGTAAATTCTGCAAGCAAAATCTATGACTATAAAGGATGTTGCTCACTTTACCTTGCAAAGGAGGCCACAAAATGA